In the genome of Paroceanicella profunda, one region contains:
- a CDS encoding GntR family transcriptional regulator, producing the protein MTDTRIFPPAGESLADQAYRLIEDMIVTMELRPGAWVSEPSLTERLDIGRTPVREALLRLASDGILVTRPRRGMVVCEIDLRTQLRVLEARRALESVIVRRAALRRSTDDVETLSQMVAQFRRMKGQPDHVPILRLDRAFMDRLLLASANPFLGAITPLYALSRRFWLANAARQTRFDPQEITGYHIAIADAVIAGDAEEAGRLVDAFLDHIEDFTRFVGLELG; encoded by the coding sequence ATGACCGATACCCGCATCTTCCCGCCCGCCGGCGAGAGCCTTGCCGACCAGGCCTACCGCCTGATCGAGGACATGATCGTGACCATGGAGCTCAGGCCCGGGGCCTGGGTGTCCGAACCCTCGCTCACCGAGCGGCTGGACATCGGCCGCACCCCGGTGCGCGAGGCGCTGCTGCGGCTTGCCTCCGACGGCATCCTCGTCACCCGGCCCCGCCGCGGCATGGTGGTCTGCGAGATCGACCTGCGCACCCAGCTGCGCGTGCTGGAGGCCCGCCGGGCGCTGGAGAGCGTGATCGTGCGCCGCGCCGCCCTGCGCCGCTCGACCGACGACGTGGAGACGCTCTCGCAGATGGTGGCGCAGTTCCGCCGCATGAAGGGCCAGCCCGATCACGTGCCGATCCTGCGGCTGGACCGCGCCTTCATGGACCGGCTGCTGCTGGCCTCCGCCAACCCGTTCCTGGGCGCCATCACCCCGCTCTACGCGCTGTCGCGCCGCTTCTGGCTGGCGAATGCCGCCCGCCAGACCCGGTTCGACCCGCAGGAGATCACCGGCTACCACATCGCCATCGCCGATGCCGTGATCGCCGGAGACGCCGAGGAGGCCGGCCGGCTGGTCGATGCCTTCCTCGACCATATCGAAGACTTCACCCGCTTCGTCGGCCTCGAACTGGGCTGA